From one Salvelinus sp. IW2-2015 linkage group LG11, ASM291031v2, whole genome shotgun sequence genomic stretch:
- the LOC111969992 gene encoding kelch domain-containing protein 7A, whose protein sequence is MPLADLLGVQFDMHLLGRLTCSMAAVLLISWVYRFYRISRGTAAKPQLCVRPPSDGPTEAPNGICRNCKMELRPQSTAKHDSSNNGDKQPGHSQISPVRDDLTPDNTNTGTGEGELPQTKDICRLANTEEMVTPQDGSNVEDNSLELEGEFPVFVEEAEIDIPMFVEEAEIKIRNCTFGSTLKLPYPKNSGLASPSGRLSPCFLQRLEGSVGVGRELRQDLGLHGAYSTFLSKAEITVEDANLVMEGPGKQSVVRGKIYXYYVESSSHSITDSILGLFEGNSLDSQSVEFGRCGSSLTEPPLSLSPIISELVQRPFSPVSSEPTSPNKXALIRKDSYLTASENSELQIPPLTPRASTPLRPHSRASSSGDPSPVSPLSPTTDTRHPSAWEEHSLETIAGAKCINLPPEIMGSSELEIFKAKVDLGNCVEVELSKKHGQAPLQQSALRVMSDNYLQIRRDPGLYGRLRAGDQDEIQKQRMRGRQFLMAGNMGPQDWVGSSPQGTKREQGVTNIPCSGLYYYDDYKDSWHPLCPIPQEVISKGCAMCTMDNYLFVAVGGCQQGADREMKPSKRVFCYNPVTSIWKEISPMNEFRRHCKLVALQGYIYAIGGECLSTVERYDPRSDRWTFVAPLPNDTFAVAHHVTVCNGELFVLGGTLRYTLLRYNPNINVWRKSSITGSKERTTEIVGVRNFLYRFDVSPQLGISVYRYHTVARLWYECCTKRLDQCLAFQCVALDDTIYCMSHQFTMSFLADEISPRFVSDDLSVLSGAKGILFPFFLSLPDTKAHQTSV, encoded by the exons ATGCCCTTAGCAGACCTGCTGGGTGTCCAGTTTGACATGCACCTGCTGGGGAGGCTGACGTGTTCCATGGCCGCTGTGCTTCTCATCTCCTGGGTTTACAGATTCTACAGGAT CTCCAGGGGTACAGCAGCTAAACCCCAGCTCTGTGTGAGGCCTCCTTCAGACGGGCCCACTGAAGCACCCAATGGAATCTGTCGGAACTGCAAGATGGAACTGCGGCCTCAAAGCACAGCCAAACATGACTCCAGCAACAATGGGGACAAACAGCCTGGCCACTCACAGATTAGCCCTGTGAGGGATGACCTGACACCTGACAACACCAATACAGGGACAGGGGAAGGAGAATTGCCCCAGACTAAAGATATTTGCCGGCTCGCAAACACTGAAGAAATGGTTACGCCGCAGGATGGATCAAATGTAGAAGACAACAGCTTGGAGTTGGAGGGAGAATTCCCTGTGTTTGTTGAGGAGGCTGAGATAGATATCCCCATGTTTGTTGAAGAGGCTGAGATTAAGATCAGAAATTGTACATTTGGATCCACCTTGAAACTCCCTTATCCGAAAAACAGTGGTCTGGCCAGCCCATCGGGCCGTCTGTCCCCTTGCTTTCTGCAGAGGCTGGAGGGCAGTGTGGGTGTGGGCAGGGAACTGAGGCAAGACCTGGGGCTGCATGGGGCCTACTCCACCTTCCTCTCAAAAGCAGAGATCACAGTGGAGGATGCCAACCTCGTGATGGAGGGACCTGGGAAGCAGAGCGTTGTGCGAGGAAAGATTTATYAATACTACGTGGAATCTTCCTCGCACTCCATCACAGACTCCATATTAGGTCTGTTTGAGGGGAATTCACTGGACTCACAGTCGGTGGAGTTTGGAAGATGTGGCAGCAGCCTCACTGAGCCTCCCTTGTCCCTGAGCCCCATCATAAGTGAACTGGTTCAGAGGCCGTTCTCCCCAGTTAGTTCAGAGCCCACATCTCCCAATAAGRGAGCACTCATACGCAAGGACAGCTACCTCACAGCATCTGAAAATTCAGAGCTCCAGATCCCCCCTCTGACACCCAGAGCCTCAACCCCACTGAGGCCCCACTCTCGGGCCTCTTCATCAGGGGATCCCAGCCCTGTCAGCCCACTCAGTCCTACCACAGACACCAGGCACCCCAGTGCATGGGAGGAGCACAGCCTAGAAACCATAGCTGGGGCCAAATGTataaatctgcctccagaaatcaTGGGCAGCTCAGAGTTGGAGATCTTTAAGGCCAAGGTTGATTTGGGCAACTGCGTGGAGGTGGAGCTGTCTAAGAAGCATGGGCAGGCCCCTCTGCAGCAGTCAGCTCTTAGAGTGATGTCTGACAACTACCTCCAGATCCGCAGGGACCCAGGTCTGTATGGGAGGCTGAGAGCAGGCGATCAGGATGAGATCCAGAAACAGCGTATGAGAGGAAGGCAGTTCCTAATGGCAGGCAACATGGGCCCTCAGGACTGGGTGGGGAGTAGTCCTCAAGGGACAAAAAGGGAGCAGGGAGTCACCAACATACCATGTAGTGGTCTCTACTATTATGATGATTATAAAGACAGCTGGCACCCACTGTGTCCCATCCCTCAGGAAGTCATCTCCAAAGGCTGTGCCATGTGCACTATGGACAACTACTTATTTGTAGCAGTGGGGGGCTGCCAGCAGGGCGCAGATAGAGAGATGAAGCCTTCCAAGAGAGTGTTCTGCTACAACCCCGTAACATCAATTTGGAAAGAGATCAGTCCTATGAACGAGTTCAGGCGCCACTGCAAACTGGTAGCCCTGCAGGGCTACATCTATGCAATCGGAGGGGAGTGTCTGTCTACCGTAGAGCGCTATGACCCCCGCTCTGACAGATGGACTTTTGTGGCCCCACTGCCCAATGATACATTTGCTGTGGCCCATCATGTCACAGTGTGCAACGGGGAGCTCTTTGTTCTAGGGGGAACACTGAGATACACACTGTTGCGCTACAACCCAAATATCAACGTGTGGAGGAAAAGCTCAATAACGGGCAGCAAAGAGAGGACCACCGAGATAGTGGGAGTGAGGAACTTCCTGTATCGCTTTGATGTCAGCCCGCAGCTAGGCATCAGTGTGTACCGCTACCACACTGTGGCACGACTATGGTACGAGTGCTGCACCAAACGCCTTGACCAATGCCTCGCCTTCCAGTGTGTCGCCTTGGACGacaccatctactgcatgagCCACCAGTTCACCATGAGCTTCCTGGCTGATGAGATCTCTCCAAGATTTGTATCGGATGATTTGAGTGTCCTCTCTGGAGCCAAGGGCATCCTTTTCCcgtttttcctctcacttcctgaTACGAAGGCTCACCAGACCAGTGTGTAA